The genome window GCAGGAGTAGCAACAGTTCCGGCTCATAATGTTCCGGTAGCCGATAGTTTGGTGAATCGGGTAAAAGGCTACTATAAGCGCCAAAATTATGAAAATCAGGTTACCCATGTTGCGACACGTTTAGACCGTGACACCAGCGGCTTAGTTGTTTTTCCTAAACACCGATTTGCTCACGCTGTCCTCGATGAACAGTTAAAAAAACATTTAGTTAAGAAAAACTATCTTGCTCTAATTAAAGGAAAAGTTCCTGCAGAGCATGGTTATATTGATGCGCCGATTCAACGCGATCCCAATTCATTTGTAAAAAGAATGGTAGGGAAAGAGGGGAAAGCATCTGTAACTGAATACTGGCGCCAAGAATGTAATGTTCAAGCAAGCCTCATCAAAATTAGGTTGCATACAGGTCGGACACACCAAATTCGCGTTCATTTTGCTAGTCTTGGTTTTCCATTAATTGGCGATAAAATGTATGGTGAAGAATCAGGATTAATTGCTAGACAAGCGCTCCATTGTTATTGGCTAAGCTTTTATAGTCCATTTAAAGGTAAAAATATTACTGTTTCGGCACCATTGCCAAGTGATTTCAAAAACGCTAAAGATGATCTTTTAAGTACAAAAAATTATTAGTAATTGAACTAATTAATAGAAAATTGCCAGGAGATAAAATTAATTTGCTTACTGGTAATTTTTTTATAAAAAAGTATTGCAAATAATAAAAATATAGGGTAGAATATAATTCCTGTCATCGATAAGGCATGAGTAAATGATCATATCTATTAAGATTATTAAGAGTAAATATGGTTGTAAAGTCAATGATTTTTGAAATATTTTATAAAAACTGTTGACATCTACTTGATGACATGATATATTAATAAAGTTGCTGATTGAGTTATCAATCAAAAGGGATTCAAAATTAATTAAAATTTCTTCTTGACAAGCCGATCTGATACATGTTATAATAAATATGCTGATTGGATGCTTGATTAGCCAACAGGTAGACCTTTGAAAACTGAACAAAGTTTCGACGAATCAAATGTGTAGGGTCTTCAATCACGATGTGATTTGAAGCAAAACATTTGCGAAGTCAATTCGCTTAATAACAAAGATAATTGAGAGCTATTCAAGTTCTTATATATTTTATATGAGAGTTTGATCCTGGCTCAGGATGAACGCCGGCGGTGTGCCTAATACATGCAAGTCGTACGCACTGGCCCAACTAATTGATGGTGCTTGCACCTGATTGACGATGGATCACCAGTGAGTGGCGGACGGGTGAGTAACACGTAGGTAACCTGCCCCGGAGCGGGGGATAACATTTGGAAACAGATGCTAATACCGCATAACAACAAAAGCCGCATGGCTTTTGTTTGAAAGATGGCTTTGGCTATCACTCTGGGATGGACCTGCGGTGCATTAGCTAGTTGGTAAGGTAACGGCTTACCAAGGCGATGATGCATAGCCGAGTTGAGAGACTGATCGGCCACAATGGAACTGAGACACGGTCCATACTCCTACGGGAGGCAGCAGTAGGGAATCTTCCACAATGGGCGCAAGCCTGATGGAGCAACACCGCGTGAGTGAAGAAGGGTTTCGGCTCGTAAAGCTCTGTTGTTGGAGAAGAACGTGCGTGAGAGTAACTGTTCACGCAGTGACGGTATCCAACCAGAAAGTCACGGCTAACTACGTGCCAGCAGCCGCGGTAATACGTAGGTGGCAAGCGTTATCCGGATTTATTGGGCGTAAAGCGAGCGCAGGCGGTTGCTTAGGTCTGATGTGAAAGCCTTCGGCTTAACCGAAGAAGTGCATCGGAAACCGGGCGACTTGAGTGCAGAAGAGGACAGTGGAACTCCATGTGTAGCGGTGGAATGCGTAGATATATGGAAGAACACCAGTGGCGAAGGCGGCTGTCTGGTCTGCAACTGACGCTGAGGCTCGAAAGCATGGGTAGCGAACAGGATTAGATACCCTGGTAGTCCATGCCGTAAACGATGAGTGCTAGGTGTTGGAGGGTTTCCGCCCTTCAGTGCCGGAGCTAACGCATTAAGCACTCCGCCTGGGGAGTACGACCGCAAGGTTGAAACTCAAAGGAATTGACGGGGGCCCGCACAAGCGGTGGAGCATGTGGTTTAATTCGAAGCTACGCGAAGAACCTTACCAGGTCTTGACATCTTGCGCTAACCTTAGAGATAAGGCGTTCCCTTCAGGGACGCAATGACAGGTGGTGCATGGTCGTCGTCAGCTCGTGTCGTGAGATGTTGGGTTAAGTCCCGCAACGAGCGCAACCCTTGTTACTAGTTGCCAGCATTGAGTTGGGCACTCTAGTGAGACTGCCGGTGACAAACCGGAGGAAGGTGGGGACGACGTCAGATCATCATGCCCCTTATGACCTGGGCTACACACGTGCTACAATGGACGGTACAACGAGTCGCAAACTCGCGAGAGTAAGCTAATCTCTTAAAGCCGTTCTCAGTTCGGACTGTAGGCTGCAACTCGCCTACACGAAGTCGGAATCGCTAGTAATCGCGGATCAGCATGCCGCGGTGAATACGTTCCCGGGCCTTGTACACACCGCCCGTCACACCATGGGAGTTTGTAACGCCCAAAGTCGGTGGCCTAACCTTTATGGAGGGAGCCGCCTAAGGCGGGACAGATGACTGGGGTGAAGTCGTAACAAGGTAGCCGTAGGAGAACCTGCGGCTGGATCACCTCCTTTCTAAGGAATAAAACGGAACCTACACATCGAAGAAACTTTGTTTAGTTTTGAGAGGTTTACCTCTTAAAACTTTAACCTATAAGACGCTTATTTGGGCCTATAGCTCAGCTGGTTTAGAGCGCACGCCTGATAAGCGTGAGGTCGATGGTTCAAGTCCATTTAGGCCCATATGGGGAATTAGCTCAGCTGGGAGAGCACCTGCTTTGCAAGCAGGAGGTCATCGGTTCGATTCCGTTATTCTCCATTATCAACCATAAGGTTGATAGAGTTTGTACTTTGAAAACTAAATACTATCTAATTTCTTTATTAACAAAACAATAAACCGAGAACACCGCGTTATTTGAGTTTTAATTAACGAATTATAATCGCTAACTCAATTAATCAGACAATCTTTGATTGTTTAGGTTAAGTTATGAAGGGCGCATGGTGAATGCCTTGGTACTAGGAGCCGATGAAGGACGGGACTAACACCGATATGCTTCGGGGAGCGGTAAGTACGCTTTGATCCGGAGATTTCCGAATGGGGCAACCCAATCAGCTTAGTCGCTGATTACTTGACTAGTGAATACATAGCTAGCAAGAGGTAGACGCAGTGAACTGAAACATCTTAGTAGCTGCAGGAAGAGAAAGAAACATCGATTCCCTGAGTAGCGGCGAGCGAAAAGGGAAGAGCCCAAACCAACAAGCTTGCTTGTTGGGGTTGTAGGACTGAACATTAGAGTTACCAAAGTGCGACGTAGTCGCAACAGTTGGGAAGCTGTGCCATAGAGGGTGAAAGCCCCGTAGACGAAACGTCACACTCTCTGTTCAGGATCCTGAGTACGGCGGGACACGTGAAACCCCGTCGGAACCCGCGAGGACCATCTCGCAAGGCTAAATACTCCCTAGTGACCGATAGTGAACCAGTACCGTGAGGGAAAGGTGAAAAGCACCCCGGAAGGGGAGTGAAATAGTTCCTGAAACCATGTGCCTACAAGCTGTCGGAGCCCGTTAATGGGTGACGGCGTGCCTCTTGCAGAATGAACCGGCGAGTTACGATTGCATGCAAGGTTAAGGTGGAAAAATCGGAGCCGTAGCGAAAGCGAGTCTTAAATGGGCGTAAGAAGTATGTAGTTGTAGACCCGAAACCAGGTGACCTACCCATGTCCAGGTTGAAGGTGCGGTAAAGCGCACTGGAGGACCGAACCCGTGTCAGTTGAAAATGGCTGGGATGAGGTGTGGGTAGCGGTGAAATTCCAAACGAACTTGGAGATAGCTGGTTCTCTCCGAAATCTCTTTAGGGGGAGCCTTGAGGTAAAGAATCGTGGAGGTAGAGCTACTGTTTGGACAAGGGGCCCGTCATGGGTTACCAACTTCAGATAAACTCCGAATGCCATCGATTTATACTCAGGAGTCAGACGATGAGTGATAAGATCCACCGTCGAAAGGGGAACAGCCCAGATCACCAGTTAAGGTCCCTAAATATATGCTAAGTGGAAAAGGATGTGGAGTTGCATAGACAACTAGGATGTTGGCTTAGAAGCAGCCACCATTTAAAGAGTGCGTAATAGCTCACTAGTCGAGTGATCCTGCGCCGAAAATGTACCGGGGCTAAGCATATTACCGAAACTGTGGATGTGCACTATGTGCACGTGATAGGAGAGCGTTCTAAGGGCGGCGAAGTCAGACCGTGAGGACTGGTGGAGCGCTTAGAAGTGAGAATGCCGGTATGAGTAGCGAAAGACAGGTGAGAATCCTGTCCACCGAATGACTAAGGTTTCCTGGGGAAGGCTCGTCCTCCCAGGGTAAGTCGGGACCTAAGCCGAGGCCGAGAGGCGTAGGCGATGGATAACAGGTTGAGATTCCTGTACCAGTTAACTGCGTTTGACGATGGAGGGACGCAGGAGGCTAAGCAAACCGTACGACTGGAAGAGTACGGCCAAGCAGTAAGTCAGGATGTGAGTCAAATGTTTACATCCGCGTTGACAAGCTGTGATGGGGAGCGAAATTAAAGTAGCGAAGTTGCCGATGTCACACTGCCGAGAAAAGCTTCTAAGGAGTAGTTAACTGCCCGTACCGCAAACCGACACAGGTAGTCGAGGAGAGAATCCTAAGGTGAGCGAGAGAACTCTCGTTAAGGAACTCGGCAAAATGACCCCGTAACTTCGGGAGAAGGGGTGCTGGCCGCAAGGCCAGCCGCAGTGAATAGGCCCAGGCGACTGTTTATCAAAAACACAGGTTTCTGCAAAATCGTAAGATGAAGTATAGGGGCTGACGCCTGCCCGGTGCTGGAAGGTTAAAAGGATGGGTTAGCTTCGGCGAAGCTCAGAATTGAAGCCCCAGTAAACGGCGGCCGTAACTATAACGGTCCTAAGGTAGCGAAATTCCTTGTCGGGTAAGTTCCGACCCGCACGAAAGGCGTAACGATCTGGGCGCTGTCTCAACGAGAGACTCGGTGAAATTGAAATCCCTGTGAAGATACAGGGTACCCGCGACAGGACGGAAAGACCCCATGGAGCTTTACTGTAGCTTGATATTGAGTGTTTGTACTGCTTGTACAGGATAGGTAGGAGCCGTAGAAGTCGGGACGCTAGTTTCGACAGAGGCGCTGGTGGGATACTACCCTTGCAATATGACCACTCTAACCCGCAGCACTGAACGTGCTGGGAGACAGTGTCAGGTGGGCAGTTTGACTGGGGCGGTCGCCTCCTAAAAGGTAACGGAGGCGCCCAAAGGTTCGCTCAGTATGGTTGGAAATCATGCGCAGAGTGTAAAGGCACAAGCGAGCTTGACTGCGAGACAGACAGGTCGAGCAGGGACGAAAGTCGGGCTTAGTGATCCGGTGGTTCCGTATGGAAGGGCCATCGCTCAACGGATAAAAGCTACCCTGGGGATAACAGGCTTATCTCCCCCAAGAGTCCACATCGACGGGGAGGTTTGGCACCTCGATGTCGGCTCATCGCATCCTGGGGCTGTAGTCGGTCCCAAGGGTTGGGCTGTTCGCCCATTAAAGCGGTACGCGAGCTGGGTTCAGAACGTCGTGAGACAGTTCGGTCCCTATCCGTCGCGGGCGTAGGAAATTTGAGAGGACCTGTCCTTAGTACGAGAGGACCGGGATGGACATACCGCTGGTGTACCAGTTGTTCCGCCAGGAGCACCGCTGGGTAGCTATGTATGGACGAGATAAACGCTGAAAGCATCTAAGTGTGAAACTCGCCTCGAGATGAGATTTCCCATTTCCTTCGGGAAAGTAAGACCCCTCAGAGATGATGAGGTAGATAGGATGGAAGTGGAAGTGCCGTGAGGCATGGAGCGGACCATTACTAATCGGTCGAGGACTTAACCAAGGAGCGGTAAGGTTTATTGGAAGAGAATAGATAGGATTTAGTTTTGAGAGCACAAGCTCTCGTCCGAAAGGACAAAGAGTGTGGTGATGATGGCTTGAAGGATACACCTGTACCCATGCCGAACACAGAAGTTAAGCTTCAACACGCCGAAAGTAGTTGGGGGATCGCTCCCTGCGAGGATAGGACGTTGCCACGCTACAGCAAAAGGACATGCATTGTTTAATACAGTGCATGTCCTTTTTTTAGTGCGCCCGGCATGGATATTAACTATGCGTTGAAAGGCGGATACCTGGTGTAAGCAGTGTAAGCAGTCAATAACAGTACGGATTGAAAAAATTGGGATCATGAGCTACCGAAAATGGTAATTCATGACCCCGTTTTATTTATGGCATTCTGCTTGAATTTCTTTTGACCATGGCAAATAAGCCTCAAGTCCTGCGTCCTTGCGGTTTGGTAAGTGATCAAAAAGATACTTAAAGTATTTGTAGATATTTAAATGGTTCTGGTTTGCAGTTGCCACCAAAGTATAGAAAATGGCATTTGCCTGAGCTCCAGCAGAGCTTTTCGCAAATAAGCTATTCTTTCGAATAAGAGTTGATGGACGAATCGCTTGTTCAACCGGATTATTCGTTAACGGCACTCGACCATCTTCAAATATTTGATATACTCGCTTTCTTAGTTTCAAAGCATTATTAATGGCAGCTTTCAACCGTCCTTGAGGAAAACTGATATTTTCTAAATAAGTATATAACTTATCCATCAAAGGCTTCACGTGCAACCGACGTTGCACTAGTTTTTCCTTATGATTGGAATATGTTAATTGTTTCTCTTCATGAAAGATCGGTCGCATTAGCTGTAAAACTCGGTATGCTTTGGAGTTCTTCAATTGCTCCTTATTCAATAAACATGTAATGTGATAAAATTCACGTCGAATATGAACTAAACATGACCCAAATTTTGCCTGGGGATATAATCGATCACTATATCCACCATAACCGTCACACATAATAATTCCACGATATTGATGACCGATAATTTGACCAATGGTTTTACCCGCGCGGGTATTATAGTAATGAAACATGATAATTTGATGCTTACTGAATTCTTTTGTTGATCGCGTTACCCAAAAGTAGCCAGTTTCATTAGGCTCATCAATTACCTTGAATGGAGTTTCATCCATATGAATTACCGATTCTTTTCTGATTAATTCCTGTAAATAATCATACAACGGTTCAAGGTAGGTTTGACTAACCTTAATGATGTTAGTCGCCAATAATCGAGCATCAACTCGTAAGCCGACGGCTTGCCAAAACTTAATTTGACGATGAAACGGTAAAGCAAGATTAAACTTCAACTCTGCTACTTATAGTACTCGAAAAGTAACTATGGGGTAAAAGACTCTGTGGCATCTTACTACTGACAAGTACATCGCTACCATTAGAATTAATACACTCATTACATTTATAAGTTTCTTGAATCAAATTCACACAATATAATTCAGCTGGTTTTAACCGTGCTTCTCTACTATATACATGTTGACCCACTTTTTTCATTAGTTGATGACAGTGTGGGCAGTTAGTATCTTTTAATGGAATAACTTCTTCAACCTGTGGTAAACCATCTAAAAAAGTGGTCCGCTGACCAGATTGTTTTGCTTTCCGGTGACGCACCACTTGCTTTATTTTCTTTTCAGTCACTTCCGTGACTGAAATATCAGGATCTTGAAGTTGATCCATTTCTTGCTCACTAAATAAGGATTGTTGTCCATCAACGACGGGCTCCATTACTTCAGTTTTTTTCCAAAATATTTGGTTCTTTTGAAGTTTGATAATAGCTGTTAATTGAGCAATCTTTTCATTGGCCATAGCTAATTGCTGTTTAAGTTCTTTGATTTGTTCTTCCGCTGTTTGCTTCATGGTACGTCACCTCCTTTGAATTATTCTTTGGTAATTATATCAAAGAATTCTTCTTTTAAATAGAGGTAACTCAATAAAAACTTCCCGGTCGAACAGCTTGAATTTTACGAATTGGTAATGGGTTCAGTCCTTGCAATAACCAGTCGAGCTGTTGAGCAGATAATTCTTTGGCTTCATTACTGTTTCTCGGCCAACTAAGGTGGCCATTTTCAAACCGTTTATAGAGCATAATAAAGCCCTCGCCATCCCAAAACAATCCTTTAAAGCGATCATTACGTCCGCCGCAAAATAAGAAAAGCGAATTATTATATAATTCTAATCCATAGTTCTCAGCGATTACCATTGCGAGCCCATCAATACCTTTTCGCATGTCTGTTTTTCCACAGACTAAATAGATATGATCTGGGTCATGCCAATTAACGAGCATAACGAATAACCACTTTAACGATATCCGAAGCTAAAACAGAATTAGTCCCCTTGAAAATCGTTAATTCGACTTCATTCACATTAATTTTTACGGCAGGGCGTGCCGTAAAAGAATGCTTTTGTAAATTACTTGGCCTGTTTTTGAAAACTGGGGTAATAATTTCATTTTGTTCTGTCATAAATAAAAAATCTCCTTACTGATGATAGTCTCAGTATAGAAGATCCGGGGTAGCTAGAGCTAGACGTACTGTTATTGACTGCTTACGATCTAATCTCAGCCTTGCGGCCGATATAGCTAAAGTGGTAATTCGCTATGCTCATTAATTGGCACGCACCGGAGCACGTTTACCTTATTTGTGGTAAGACAGACCTCTTCTAGAACCACAAACGTTATCAAGAAAAATTAGGCAGCTTAACACCGGTACAATACCGGCATTAAGCTGCCTAAGAAACTTTGTATAATTTATTGCCTAATTGACAGACAGGGCCCAGTTCATTTTACCGAACGTTGAAGGTCATTGTTGTTTCAGAGGTTAACTTCGCGGCGAAAAACAAAATTATAAGTAATTTCTATCTTGCTCTCGCTGTTGATATTTAGCTTATTTCCACTTCATTACACACACTGGTTCTGGACAACTAACATCTTTTTGAAGAAGAGTTAACTTACCAGTTGATGGATTTCGTTTATAAAGCGTAAGGTTATCAGAGTTCTGATTTGAAGCTAAAAGATAATTTTCATCTTGATTTAGATTGAAATCGCGTGGAAAATCTCCTTCAGTTGAAATTGATTGAATATGTTTAACGGTAAAATCTGGTTGGACTTCAAAGACGGCAATGGTGTTTTCACCACGATTTGAAGTATAGACAAATTTACCATCATTTGAGATCCGGATAGCAGCTGCTCCATTGTGAGCTGTCCAGTCTTCAGGAATTGTTTTGAGCGTTTGAAGGTGCTTAAATGATGCATCGTTACTATTATACTTGAGTACTTCTAGTTTACTGCTTAGTTCACCTAAAAGATAAGCATAATTACCATTTGGATGGAAAGCTATATGACGGGTACCAAAGCCATCTTCACACTTGTAGCGAGAGACAGCAGTTAATTTACCATCATCAGAGACATCGTAAACCACAACAAGATCCATTCCTAAGTCACATACAACTAGACGATTGTCAGGAGTTAGATCGGCATAATGAACATGTGGAGCCTCTTGTTCAGGTTCAGGACCAGTTGCTCCTTCATGAAGGACAGAATCAGTTTGTGTCAACGTTCCATCTTCGTTGATCTTAAAAACATCTATTTTTGCTGTATGATAATTAGCGCTGAATAATAAATGCCGTTTGTTATCAACGCCAACATATGCAGGAGGGGCACCGGCAGCTAAAACATCGCTTAACATCTTAGCATTGTCGTCGCTTAATGAATAAGAGGCAACTCCTCCCTTATCATCTACTTGTTTAATTGCGTAGATCCGATCATCTTGACCAACTTGTAAGTAAGCTGGCTTTTGAGATGGAATTGCTAGTTCAACATTCGTTATTTTTTCTTGGGCAGTATCGAGGGTAACTTTATAGATCCCTTTACTTGCTTTTTTAGTATAAGTTCCAATTAGAAATTGTTCAATCAAGGCAATTTCCTCCTTTTTGAAAATGCTTACCTATATAATAGCAATTTGCTCATCGTAATTCTAGCTGTGATACACTGTTATTAGTAATTTTTAGTTGTTAATGGAGGAGAAAAGTTGAAAAAAGTTGAACGTCAACGAGAAATGGTAAAAAATAATCTTGCCCTTTTTCAATGTCCTGTTTGTGAACAGCCAATGGAGAGAATCGAAGGAAACAGTATTATTTGTGGAAATAGTCATCGCTTTGACTTTAATCGGCATGGTTATCTTCACTTTCTTAATGGAGCGGCTAATACTGAATATGATCGCTCAATGTTTGAATCTCGTCGTCAGCTATTAAATGCAGGACTATTTAAGCCAATTATTGAAAATATCGGTAAATTCTTGCCTTCAAAATCTTTAAGGATCTTAGATGTAGGGACTGGGGAAGGAACACCATTATTACAATTAGAAACAATCCGTGCTAATTGTAATGATACGATGATTGGCTTTGATATTTCGAAACCAGGGATAACGCTTGCTACTCAGTTACCGTTAAAGGCATTTTTTTGTGTAGCTGATTTACGTAAATTACCTTTTAATGATGAGAGTTTTGATTGTATATTAGAGTTGTTTTCTCCATCTGATTATCAAGAGTTTAAACGGGTTCTAACAAAAGATGGGACCCTTATTAAGGTAATTCCTAACGCTAACTACTTAGTCGAATTACGTCACCTCTTATATGAAACAGGAGAACGTAATTACCACTATGATAATTCACGAGTAATCGAGTTATTTAAACAACATTATCCTCATAGTAAAGTTGAAACAGTAACCTACCAATTTAGAATTCCAGATGGCTTACAACAAGCGATGCTGGAAATGACGCCTTTACACTGGGGAGCAAACGCTAAAAGATTATCTAAAGAAGAATTAACCCAATTAAAAACAATTACGGTGGATGTAAGCTTATTAATTGCGAAAAAAGCTAATTAATTATTGCAACATTACTAAATTAGTGCTAAATTATTATAAGAAATCGTTTGATAATTGACATCGAATATAAGTGTTTCGTTGGTAATTATCAAGGAGTACTTCATTAAAGCAGCGTTTCGCCGTGCCCACACCGAGACCCTGCTTTTTTTATTTTATTAAGGAGATTTTATTATGACAAACCATATTGTCTTGTTTGAACCATTATTTCCAGCGAATACGGGAAATATTGCACGAACTTGTGCGGGGACAAATACTGAATTACATTTAATCAAGCCATTAGGATTTTCAACTGATGATAAGCATATGAAACGGGCTGGATTAGACTACTGGGATAAAGTAAAGATCACGTATCATGAGGATTTACCTTCATTTATGAAAACTATTCCTGATATTAACCGTTTATATATTGTTTCTAAGTTTGCTACCCATGATTATAGTGATGTTGATTATACGGGTGAAGGAGATCATTATTTCCTATTTGGAAAAGAAACAACTGGCTTGCCCGAACGTTTTATGCAAAAATATCCAGAAAATGCTATCCGGATTCCTCAAAATGACAATAATATTCGGGCCCTAAATTTATCAAACAGTGCAGCGATTGTTATTTATGAGGCATTGCGGCAACAGAATTTTCCTAATTTAGCACGCGTTCATAAATATGAATTTGATAAATTAAAGTAACCTTAAGGAGGCAATAATGCGATGGCGAGAAGAAAAAAGGCATCATCCCGCCGGACAAGAGGGAAAAAACAACAGTATCGATTAATGGATAATCTATTAGGAATAATTGTTTGCCTTTTAATGTTAGTTGGCTTATTTAATTTAGGAGTATTAGGAACCTTTCTCGATAACTGTTTTAAGATTTTTGTAGGGTCATCCTTTCCGATTGCGATGATTATTGTTTTTCTTTATGGATTATGTTTTGCATTGTATGGGCATCGTCCGCATTTCAAAAAACGTTGGATTGCAGGAACTATTATTGCCTATATTGGTTTATTAATGTGGCTTCAGACAGTAATGTTTCAGCGTCTGAATCTTCATGCAAAGGTAATCGAAACTACTTGGAATAGTCTTAGTAAGGTCATTTTTAATGGTGATTCGACTGTTCCGGTTGGTGGAGGGATGATTGGTGCTTACCTATATAATGGAAGTAATATTTTAATTTCAGAGGTTGGAACAGCGGTATTATCATGGTTATTAATGATTATCGGAATTATTGTCTTTTTTGCATTACCGTGGCGCGAATTTCTAGTAAAATGTGGGATTGGCATTAAAAAATCTGGAGCAGCAATGGCTAATGCTCACGATCAATTAATGAAAAAGAGAACGGAGAGAGCAACCAAGACAACTACGGTACCATCAATTAGCGTGCCCCTTGCTAAAGCATCAAGGCAGGTTAAAGATTTTTTTGCTGACCAAGAATCAGCAGAGCCAACGTCAACGCCGCCGGTTTCTCCAGCGATGCCTATTCAAGATCCTGTTGAACCAACTATTAGGGTCGCAAGTGAAAGTCAAGTGGAAGGAACTCATAGCGGTACCCAAGATGAGCAGACTTCGAAACAACATGACGATACGGAAATTAAACTTGCAGGAATTGATGCTAAAGAAGATAATGATTATCAATTGCCGCCAGTCAGCCTGCTAAGTCAAGTAAAAGCAACAGATCAGCAGGAAGATTTGAATAATATCAAAAAGAACACCAAAACACTTCAGCAAACCCTAAAATCTTTTGGTGTGGATGCAACAGTTGAAAATGTTAATTTGGGTCCTTCCGTTACCAAGTATGAGTTACGCCCAGCAGTAGGAGTAAAAGTCAGCCGAATAACCCATTTGGCTGATGATTTAGCCCTTGCCCTTGCGGCTAAAGATATCCGGATTGAAGCGCCAATCCCGGGGAAATCATTAATTGGGATTGAAGTTCCGAACCAGCAAATTGCAACAGTTGGTTTTCGCGATATGGTCGAAAATGCTCCTAGTAATGATAATCCAATGGAAGTTCCGCTGGGTCGCAGTGTAACTGGGGATATCAAAATGGCCGATCTAACTAAGATGCCACACCTTCTTATCGCTGGGGCAACGGGTAGTGGTAAGTCTGTTGCAATCAACGTTATCATTACAAGCATTTTATTAAAAGCTAAACCGCATCAAGTAAAAATGTTAATGATTGATCCTAAAAAAGTCGAATTAAGTGTTTATAATGGTATTCCCCATCTGCTCAGTCCGGTAGTTTCTGAACCCAAAAAGGCAGCTCGGGCATTAGGAAAAGTTGTTGCAGAAATGGAGCGCCGTTATGAATTGTTTGCAAAATTCGGTGTTCGTAACCTGGATGGGTATAATAAGTTGGTCAAACAACAAAATGATGACCATCCTGATGAAGTTCAAGCTAACCTACCATTAATTTTAGTTATTGTTGATGAATTAGCCGACTTAATGATGACTGTTTCTCATGATGTTGAAGATGCAATTGTCCGAATTGCACAAATGGGGCGGGCTGCTGGTATTCATATGATTTTGGCAACTCAGCGTCCTTCTGTCGATGTTATTACAGGGCTTATTAAGGCTAACGTTCCTTCTCGAATTGCCTTTGCGGTTTCTAGTGGGGTTGATTCGCGAACTATTATCGATACTAATGGGGCAGAAAAGCTCCTTGGTCGAGGTGATATGTTATTTGAACCAATTGATCAAAATAAGCCAGTCCGGATTCAAGGCGCATTTATTTCTGATCATGATGTTGAATCAGTAGTAGACTTTATAAAAAACGAGCGAGCGGCTGAGTATGACGATAATATGGTTGTAACTGATAATGAAATCGAGCAAGAAGAACAAGCTGAGGAGGAAGATGAATTGTTCCCCGAAGCATTAGATTTTGTGGTTGATC of Limosilactobacillus reuteri subsp. reuteri contains these proteins:
- a CDS encoding DNA translocase FtsK, whose protein sequence is MARRKKASSRRTRGKKQQYRLMDNLLGIIVCLLMLVGLFNLGVLGTFLDNCFKIFVGSSFPIAMIIVFLYGLCFALYGHRPHFKKRWIAGTIIAYIGLLMWLQTVMFQRLNLHAKVIETTWNSLSKVIFNGDSTVPVGGGMIGAYLYNGSNILISEVGTAVLSWLLMIIGIIVFFALPWREFLVKCGIGIKKSGAAMANAHDQLMKKRTERATKTTTVPSISVPLAKASRQVKDFFADQESAEPTSTPPVSPAMPIQDPVEPTIRVASESQVEGTHSGTQDEQTSKQHDDTEIKLAGIDAKEDNDYQLPPVSLLSQVKATDQQEDLNNIKKNTKTLQQTLKSFGVDATVENVNLGPSVTKYELRPAVGVKVSRITHLADDLALALAAKDIRIEAPIPGKSLIGIEVPNQQIATVGFRDMVENAPSNDNPMEVPLGRSVTGDIKMADLTKMPHLLIAGATGSGKSVAINVIITSILLKAKPHQVKMLMIDPKKVELSVYNGIPHLLSPVVSEPKKAARALGKVVAEMERRYELFAKFGVRNLDGYNKLVKQQNDDHPDEVQANLPLILVIVDELADLMMTVSHDVEDAIVRIAQMGRAAGIHMILATQRPSVDVITGLIKANVPSRIAFAVSSGVDSRTIIDTNGAEKLLGRGDMLFEPIDQNKPVRIQGAFISDHDVESVVDFIKNERAAEYDDNMVVTDNEIEQEEQAEEEDELFPEALDFVVDQQKASTSLIQRRFRIGYNRAARIIDDMEQRGFIGPANGSKPREVYKQKSEE